In Vibrio sp. STUT-A11, a genomic segment contains:
- a CDS encoding outer membrane protein transport protein: protein MTHNKRLFKKTLLAVTVAFASGQTMAAGFQINAQSATGLGRAFAGDAVIADNASVMARNPAAMALFDKMELSVGFETITSLIEVKDATYQNNLPMLQGGSPIVANVPDTDDVGDTSIAPNIHLIVPVNDKFAWGVNAYSNFGTKTEFADNYIATEYGGLTDVKSFNFGLAGSYRLNDQWIFGAGLDLIYGQGTMKRGNPGLFGAAPYALNVDKADGFAVGFNLGTVYELDENNRFGFAYHYSPEFEAEDDKGQKITLPLPDIAEFSGYHKIEDTKFAVHYSVQYIGWKAFDQIDFRNLDTASSPIGTLSGNGSYDKKYEWQDGWHYAIGGTYYLNNDWTLRAGYMYDTSAQDNLRSISVPDSDRQWLSTGFTYHIDSKSNIDFGFTYLMGDDTKVEESITVDGFTATSVTATTKADAILVGLQYSRSF, encoded by the coding sequence ATGACTCATAATAAGCGTCTGTTCAAAAAGACTCTCTTAGCAGTAACGGTAGCTTTTGCCTCAGGCCAAACAATGGCCGCAGGTTTCCAAATTAATGCTCAATCGGCCACAGGTCTTGGTCGTGCATTTGCTGGTGACGCGGTAATTGCAGATAACGCATCGGTAATGGCGCGTAACCCAGCTGCGATGGCTCTATTTGACAAAATGGAACTGTCTGTCGGTTTTGAAACCATTACATCACTGATCGAAGTGAAAGATGCCACATATCAAAACAACCTTCCTATGCTTCAGGGCGGTTCACCAATCGTAGCCAACGTTCCTGACACCGATGATGTGGGTGATACTTCAATTGCTCCAAATATTCACCTGATTGTTCCTGTAAACGACAAGTTTGCCTGGGGTGTCAATGCCTACTCTAACTTCGGTACAAAAACCGAATTTGCTGATAACTATATTGCAACTGAATACGGCGGTCTTACCGACGTTAAGAGTTTTAACTTTGGTTTAGCAGGCTCTTACCGTTTAAACGATCAATGGATCTTTGGTGCAGGTTTAGACCTAATCTACGGCCAAGGCACTATGAAACGTGGAAACCCTGGTTTATTCGGTGCCGCTCCTTACGCATTAAACGTTGATAAAGCAGATGGTTTCGCAGTTGGCTTTAACCTTGGTACAGTTTACGAGCTAGATGAAAACAACCGTTTTGGTTTTGCCTACCACTACAGCCCAGAATTTGAAGCAGAAGACGATAAAGGCCAAAAGATCACGCTACCGCTACCAGATATAGCGGAGTTCTCTGGTTACCACAAAATCGAAGATACCAAGTTCGCGGTACACTACAGCGTACAATACATTGGCTGGAAAGCGTTTGATCAAATCGATTTCCGTAATCTAGACACTGCTTCTTCACCTATCGGTACTCTTAGCGGCAACGGTTCATACGACAAGAAATACGAATGGCAAGATGGCTGGCACTACGCGATTGGCGGTACTTACTATCTGAACAACGATTGGACGCTGCGTGCAGGCTACATGTACGACACCAGTGCACAAGATAACTTAAGGTCAATTTCTGTACCAGATTCAGATCGTCAATGGCTGTCAACGGGCTTTACATACCATATCGACAGCAAGTCTAACATTGACTTTGGTTTCACTTATTTGATGGGTGACGATACGAAAGTTGAAGAGTCCATCACCGTTGACGGATTTACTGCGACTTCTGTCACCGCAACAACAAAAGCAGACGCGATTCTAGTTGGCTTACAGTACAGCCGTAGCTTCTGA
- a CDS encoding DsbE family thiol:disulfide interchange protein — MNKKVLFIPLVAFMVLAGIFATQLMRNQEGDDPTKLESVLVGKPVPAFHLEDLAEPGKEYDQSIFKGEPLLLNVWATWCPTCYAEHKYLNELAGKGVKIIGMNYKDDRTKAVGWLNDLGNPYLISLFDGSGMLGLDLGVYGAPETFIIDANGVVRYRHVGDVNPRNWADTLEPLYNQLVEEAKL, encoded by the coding sequence ATGAATAAGAAAGTCTTGTTTATCCCGTTAGTTGCTTTCATGGTCCTGGCGGGGATCTTTGCAACCCAGTTGATGCGTAACCAAGAGGGTGATGACCCGACAAAACTTGAGTCGGTATTAGTGGGAAAACCTGTACCAGCCTTCCACCTTGAAGATTTGGCTGAGCCGGGTAAAGAATACGATCAATCTATTTTCAAAGGCGAGCCTTTACTGCTCAACGTTTGGGCTACCTGGTGTCCAACCTGTTATGCAGAGCATAAGTATCTGAATGAACTGGCTGGTAAAGGTGTCAAGATCATCGGTATGAACTACAAAGATGATCGCACTAAAGCAGTAGGTTGGTTGAATGATTTGGGTAATCCTTACCTGATCAGTTTGTTTGATGGCAGCGGTATGTTAGGCCTGGACTTAGGGGTTTACGGGGCTCCGGAAACGTTTATTATCGATGCTAATGGTGTTGTTCGTTATCGCCATGTCGGGGATGTCAATCCACGCAATTGGGCTGATACATTAGAACCGCTTTACAATCAGTTGGTTGAGGAGGCGAAGCTATGA
- a CDS encoding cytochrome c-type biogenesis protein: protein MRKVILAVFAALTLSLAAHAAIEVYEFDNLKQEQQFKELSHTLRCPKCQNNTISDSNAELAQDLRHKVYEMTKEGKSKEEIVDYMVARYGNFVTYNPPFTIATAILWLGPLAVVLGGFALIVLRSRKTKAKVVANSDEQWDEQKEARLKALLEEENDGDKK from the coding sequence ATGAGAAAGGTAATTTTAGCCGTATTTGCAGCGCTGACACTCTCGTTAGCGGCCCATGCCGCCATTGAGGTGTATGAGTTTGATAACCTCAAGCAAGAACAGCAGTTCAAAGAGCTAAGCCACACTCTGCGCTGCCCTAAATGTCAGAACAACACGATCTCTGATTCTAATGCCGAGCTTGCTCAAGACTTACGCCATAAAGTGTATGAAATGACCAAAGAGGGCAAGTCTAAGGAAGAGATCGTCGATTACATGGTGGCGCGCTACGGTAACTTTGTGACTTACAATCCGCCGTTCACCATTGCTACGGCTATCTTATGGCTGGGGCCTCTTGCTGTTGTACTGGGTGGCTTTGCTTTGATCGTATTACGTAGTCGCAAAACCAAGGCAAAAGTCGTCGCAAATAGTGATGAACAATGGGACGAACAAAAAGAAGCTCGCCTCAAAGCACTACTTGAAGAAGAGAACGACGGAGATAAGAAGTAA
- a CDS encoding sigma-70 family RNA polymerase sigma factor, whose protein sequence is MEALAAMLKMFGKKNSNSPVNSDMDKQRKYESLVRGYHRDLYRYAYWLCKDKAVAEDLVQETCLRAWKSLDSLLDEKAAKSWLITILRRENARRFERKQFDLVDIDDYGNDAKVSDDPHHQQEWLQAQIMKLDVEYREPLFLQVVGGFSGEEIGDILELNKNTVMTRLFRARNQLKEMLDSQDTKRGQKNG, encoded by the coding sequence ATGGAGGCTCTTGCAGCCATGTTAAAAATGTTTGGAAAGAAAAATTCCAACAGTCCGGTCAACTCTGATATGGACAAACAAAGAAAATATGAATCGCTCGTTAGGGGCTATCATCGTGATTTATATCGCTATGCTTACTGGCTATGTAAAGATAAAGCGGTTGCCGAAGATTTGGTGCAAGAAACCTGTCTTCGTGCATGGAAATCTCTGGATAGCTTGCTGGACGAAAAAGCGGCAAAATCTTGGCTTATCACCATATTAAGACGAGAAAACGCACGCCGGTTCGAACGCAAACAATTTGATTTAGTAGATATCGATGACTATGGCAATGATGCGAAGGTCAGCGACGACCCTCATCACCAGCAAGAGTGGCTTCAGGCACAGATCATGAAATTAGATGTCGAATATCGTGAACCTTTATTTCTGCAAGTCGTCGGCGGTTTCAGTGGAGAAGAGATCGGCGACATACTAGAACTGAACAAAAATACCGTTATGACACGCCTATTTCGTGCTCGTAATCAATTGAAAGAGATGTTGGATTCTCAAGATACAAAGAGAGGACAAAAAAATGGATGA
- the ccmE gene encoding cytochrome c maturation protein CcmE, with protein sequence MNPRRKKRLGIVLAIFVGISATIGLMLYALNQNMDLFYTPTELVNGKPDGTKPEVGQRLRIGGMVVNGSVRRDPNSLKVSFDLHDIGPKVTVVYEGILPDLFREGQGIVAQGVLRDATTVEAFEVLAKHDEDYMPPEIAEAMEKTHQPMKYSAEQTQGSGQ encoded by the coding sequence ATGAACCCGAGACGTAAAAAGAGGCTAGGTATTGTACTGGCTATCTTTGTCGGTATTAGTGCCACCATTGGTTTGATGCTTTACGCGCTTAACCAGAATATGGACCTATTCTACACGCCTACGGAATTGGTCAATGGTAAGCCTGATGGTACTAAACCGGAAGTCGGCCAACGTCTGAGAATCGGTGGCATGGTAGTAAACGGCTCAGTTCGTCGTGATCCTAACTCTTTGAAAGTCAGTTTTGACCTACACGATATCGGCCCGAAAGTGACCGTTGTTTATGAAGGTATTCTTCCGGATTTATTTCGTGAGGGGCAGGGTATTGTTGCACAAGGTGTTTTACGTGATGCGACCACTGTCGAAGCGTTTGAAGTGCTAGCAAAACACGATGAAGATTACATGCCACCAGAAATCGCAGAAGCGATGGAAAAAACGCATCAACCAATGAAGTATAGCGCTGAGCAAACACAAGGAAGTGGCCAATGA
- a CDS encoding outer membrane protein transport protein, whose protein sequence is MKTNKTLLSITVALSLLGTASTTHAAGFQLAEFSATGLGRAYAGEAAMADNASSQWRNPAMLTYLEGTQVSVGAIYVNPNLDVEGDVNFYGNNTPASSDDFAHDAIIPNFYLSHQYNDEFAVGLALGTNYGMETDLGTGFAASHFGNEASVTTIEANLNAAYKINDAVSIGGGVRYILGEGSFGATTPANNALGLPQDTTLKYMEGDDTAWGWQVGTAWQINDNHRVGFAYKSEVELKLQGHAEGLGFGFGTPQLPQTRDDGYMYLTLPATAELASYHQVTELLALHTSFNWTDWSSFEKLEAHLDTAGTHMVKVENWEDNYRFALGATYQLQPQLALRTGIAYDTSAVSDKNRTITIPETDRTWLSIGATYDWTKDFSLDAGFTYIIAKDASIKESRGYDSDNTAEQVGGQFVGETTGNVWLIGLQANYRF, encoded by the coding sequence ATGAAAACCAACAAGACCCTTCTTTCTATAACGGTAGCACTCAGTCTACTGGGCACAGCAAGCACGACTCATGCAGCCGGTTTCCAACTTGCGGAGTTCTCTGCAACAGGCTTAGGCCGTGCCTACGCTGGTGAAGCAGCAATGGCAGATAATGCGAGTTCACAGTGGCGAAACCCGGCGATGCTCACTTATTTAGAAGGCACACAAGTCTCTGTTGGTGCTATCTACGTGAATCCAAACCTAGATGTAGAAGGTGACGTCAATTTCTATGGCAATAACACTCCAGCGTCTTCTGATGATTTCGCTCACGATGCCATCATTCCTAACTTCTACCTATCGCATCAGTATAACGATGAATTCGCGGTCGGATTAGCGCTGGGAACAAACTACGGCATGGAAACGGATCTTGGTACAGGCTTTGCGGCATCACACTTCGGCAACGAAGCCAGCGTGACTACAATAGAAGCCAACCTGAATGCAGCCTACAAGATTAACGACGCTGTAAGTATTGGCGGTGGCGTTCGCTATATTCTTGGTGAAGGTAGCTTTGGCGCAACAACACCAGCAAACAACGCATTGGGACTTCCTCAAGATACCACGCTGAAATACATGGAAGGTGATGATACGGCTTGGGGTTGGCAAGTCGGTACTGCATGGCAGATCAACGACAATCACCGCGTAGGCTTCGCATACAAATCAGAAGTAGAGCTTAAGTTGCAGGGCCATGCTGAAGGTCTTGGTTTTGGTTTTGGCACTCCTCAACTACCACAAACCCGCGATGACGGTTACATGTACCTGACGTTACCAGCGACTGCGGAGCTGGCCAGCTACCACCAAGTTACCGAGCTGCTTGCCCTTCACACGAGCTTTAACTGGACTGACTGGAGCTCATTCGAAAAACTGGAAGCACACCTTGATACCGCAGGTACGCACATGGTTAAAGTTGAAAACTGGGAAGATAACTACCGTTTTGCTTTGGGTGCAACTTACCAGCTTCAGCCACAACTGGCATTAAGAACAGGTATTGCGTACGACACATCAGCCGTGAGCGATAAAAACCGTACGATAACGATTCCAGAAACCGATCGTACCTGGCTAAGTATTGGTGCAACCTACGACTGGACAAAAGATTTCAGCTTAGATGCTGGTTTCACTTACATCATCGCCAAAGATGCCTCAATTAAAGAGTCTCGTGGTTATGATTCGGACAATACAGCAGAGCAAGTTGGTGGTCAGTTTGTCGGTGAAACAACGGGTAATGTTTGGTTGATTGGCCTTCAGGCAAACTACCGTTTCTAA
- a CDS encoding DUF3379 domain-containing protein, with amino-acid sequence MDDLEFRRRILSDPKQKDEEILQALAENNANHKFVEDVLDLDEKIKQAMNVEVPDDLADKILFSQSSSSLQQNVVRPTFARKAMALAASVAFTAGLLVGQINWSKLIVSPAHATLADTAIQHVIHEEPFIRHLDEDVPSTFINAKMSPLLFQFNQNFPYHVYYLNHCGFGESNAVHMVFQGLQGKVTMFITRIPSEKATDFNKEGMSGIVQPIGSASMVLVGQQGEDINAIASQLTPLIQPM; translated from the coding sequence ATGGATGATTTAGAATTTCGTCGTCGTATTTTGTCGGATCCAAAACAGAAGGATGAAGAGATACTGCAAGCTTTGGCAGAGAATAACGCCAACCATAAGTTTGTTGAAGACGTTTTGGATCTCGATGAAAAAATCAAACAGGCCATGAATGTCGAGGTACCTGATGATCTTGCTGACAAAATTTTGTTCAGCCAAAGTTCGAGTTCGCTGCAACAAAACGTTGTTCGCCCAACCTTTGCCCGAAAAGCAATGGCGTTGGCCGCATCGGTGGCATTTACTGCGGGTTTGTTAGTTGGCCAAATAAACTGGAGTAAACTCATCGTCTCGCCTGCACATGCAACGCTTGCGGATACTGCTATTCAACATGTCATCCATGAAGAGCCTTTTATTCGCCACTTGGACGAAGATGTACCAAGCACATTCATTAACGCTAAAATGTCTCCGCTGCTTTTTCAGTTTAACCAGAACTTTCCTTACCACGTCTATTACTTAAATCATTGTGGATTCGGAGAATCAAATGCGGTGCACATGGTTTTCCAGGGATTACAAGGTAAAGTCACTATGTTCATTACCCGCATCCCGAGCGAGAAAGCCACAGACTTCAATAAAGAAGGCATGAGCGGCATCGTTCAACCTATTGGTAGTGCAAGTATGGTCTTGGTCGGTCAGCAAGGTGAGGATATCAATGCGATCGCTAGTCAACTGACGCCACTGATCCAGCCTATGTAA
- a CDS encoding heme lyase CcmF/NrfE family subunit: MIAEIGHFALILSLAMAVLLSILPLWGASKNNTMLMNTARPLSWSMFLMLLFSFVILCWGFYTNDFTLQYVASNSNSQLPWYYRLTAVWGAHEGSLLLWVLIQAAWTVAVATFSRGMPQESVARVLAVMGMISVGFLMFIIFTSSPFLRTLPFFPVDGRDLNPLLQDPGLIVHPPMLYMGYVGFSVAFSFAIASLMTGRLDTAWARWSRPWTTAAWVFLTLGIALGSWWAYYELGWGGWWFWDPVENASFMPWLAGTALMHSLAVTEKRGTFKAWTVLLAISAFSLSLLGTFLVRSGILVSVHAFASDPARGMFILAFLVFVIGGSLLLFAVKGASVRVRGNFDLVSRENVLLGNNVLLIAALVVVLVGTLLPLVHKQIGLGSVSIGAPFFDMLFAWLMMPFAFLLGIGPLIRWKRDQLSSIVKPMLISGVTALVLAAVCVYLFADFFQIMAYIGWVMAIWIIVMHGFELHERATHRHSFVEGVGKLQRSHWAMMLGHIGLAVTIIGIAMVQNYSIERDVRLAPGEHFQIQGYDFYFSGLRDKDGPNYDGYIADFEVTHNGNYVNTLHAEKRFYRTAKSMMTEAAIDRGVTRDLYIAMGERLEDNRSWAVRIYYKPFVRWIWAGALIMAIGGGLAISDKRYRFRKSSKKSAKAKEQVAQYE; encoded by the coding sequence ATGATTGCAGAAATTGGTCACTTTGCCCTGATACTATCGCTTGCCATGGCTGTACTGCTGAGCATACTGCCGCTTTGGGGGGCATCAAAAAACAACACCATGCTGATGAACACCGCTCGTCCTCTGTCCTGGTCGATGTTTCTCATGCTGTTGTTCTCGTTCGTTATTTTATGTTGGGGCTTTTATACCAACGATTTTACCCTGCAATATGTAGCCAGTAACTCAAACAGCCAGTTGCCCTGGTACTACCGTTTGACAGCAGTGTGGGGCGCGCACGAAGGCTCACTACTTCTTTGGGTGTTGATTCAGGCAGCTTGGACCGTTGCTGTTGCAACATTCAGCCGTGGTATGCCACAAGAATCTGTCGCGCGCGTACTGGCAGTAATGGGGATGATTTCGGTCGGCTTCCTGATGTTTATTATTTTCACATCAAGCCCATTCTTGCGTACCTTGCCGTTCTTCCCTGTTGATGGTCGCGACTTGAACCCACTTCTACAAGACCCGGGGCTGATTGTTCACCCTCCGATGCTTTATATGGGGTATGTAGGTTTCTCGGTTGCGTTCTCATTTGCTATTGCTTCTTTGATGACGGGCCGTTTAGATACCGCCTGGGCTCGCTGGTCGCGTCCTTGGACAACTGCGGCGTGGGTATTTCTAACTCTAGGTATCGCGCTAGGTTCTTGGTGGGCATATTACGAACTTGGCTGGGGTGGCTGGTGGTTCTGGGATCCAGTAGAAAACGCCTCCTTTATGCCTTGGTTGGCTGGTACCGCATTGATGCACTCTTTGGCCGTCACCGAAAAACGCGGCACCTTTAAAGCGTGGACTGTACTGCTTGCTATCTCTGCATTCTCATTGAGTCTGCTGGGGACGTTCCTGGTGCGTTCAGGTATTTTGGTTTCAGTGCATGCGTTCGCCTCTGATCCTGCTCGCGGCATGTTTATTCTTGCCTTCCTGGTATTTGTTATCGGCGGCTCATTGCTACTGTTTGCGGTAAAAGGTGCATCGGTTCGTGTACGTGGTAACTTCGATTTAGTGTCGCGAGAGAATGTATTACTTGGCAACAACGTACTGTTGATCGCAGCGCTGGTTGTTGTGTTAGTCGGTACATTGTTACCGCTGGTGCATAAGCAAATTGGCCTTGGTTCTGTCTCAATTGGCGCGCCATTCTTCGACATGCTGTTTGCATGGTTGATGATGCCATTTGCCTTCTTATTGGGTATTGGTCCGCTTATCCGCTGGAAACGAGATCAATTGTCTTCAATCGTTAAGCCTATGCTGATCTCTGGGGTCACTGCACTAGTTTTAGCGGCGGTTTGTGTCTATCTATTCGCAGATTTCTTCCAAATTATGGCCTACATCGGCTGGGTAATGGCAATTTGGATCATCGTCATGCACGGTTTCGAGCTGCATGAGCGTGCGACTCACCGACACAGCTTCGTGGAAGGTGTAGGTAAGTTGCAGCGCAGTCACTGGGCAATGATGTTAGGTCATATTGGTTTGGCGGTCACCATTATCGGTATCGCGATGGTGCAGAACTACAGCATTGAGCGTGATGTGCGTTTGGCTCCGGGAGAACACTTCCAAATCCAGGGTTATGACTTCTATTTCTCTGGCTTGCGAGACAAAGATGGCCCTAACTACGATGGTTATATCGCGGATTTTGAAGTGACGCATAACGGCAACTACGTCAATACGCTGCATGCCGAGAAGCGTTTTTACCGTACTGCTAAGTCTATGATGACAGAAGCGGCAATTGATCGCGGCGTGACCCGAGACCTGTACATTGCGATGGGTGAGCGTTTAGAAGACAACCGCTCATGGGCTGTACGTATTTACTACAAACCGTTCGTTCGTTGGATTTGGGCTGGTGCTTTGATCATGGCAATTGGTGGTGGTCTGGCTATTTCAGATAAGCGTTACCGCTTCCGCAAGTCATCTAAGAAGAGCGCGAAGGCAAAGGAGCAGGTCGCACAATATGAATAA
- a CDS encoding MlaA family lipoprotein, producing MYNKGKSIFLMLLALGLVGCSSAPEEAATEETNQTTSDAYDPLEGFNRAMWDINYDYLDPYLVRPVSLAYVEYTPTPVRYGIANFLANLDEPASMVNNLLMGNGSKAVDHFNRFWLNSTFGLLGLVDVATAAGITKYDEKVFSDAVGHYGVGNGPYFMVPGYGPYTLREVTDTVDSMYVPLTYLNFWASLGKWAFEGMEKRALLVPQEAQLDNSPDPYVLTRDIYIQRQNFKAEVETVKEVDAEEEAYLDEYLDEF from the coding sequence ATGTATAACAAGGGTAAATCCATCTTCTTAATGCTGTTAGCACTTGGACTGGTTGGCTGTTCAAGCGCACCTGAGGAAGCAGCGACAGAAGAAACAAATCAAACGACTTCTGATGCGTACGACCCGTTAGAAGGCTTTAACCGTGCCATGTGGGATATTAACTACGATTACTTGGATCCGTACTTAGTGCGCCCGGTGTCGTTAGCGTATGTGGAATATACACCTACACCGGTTCGCTATGGTATTGCTAACTTTCTGGCAAACTTAGACGAACCAGCAAGTATGGTGAACAACCTGCTTATGGGTAACGGCAGTAAAGCCGTTGATCACTTCAACCGATTCTGGCTTAACTCGACATTTGGTCTTCTTGGTTTGGTTGATGTCGCGACCGCTGCGGGCATTACCAAATACGATGAAAAAGTTTTCAGTGACGCCGTTGGCCATTACGGTGTCGGCAACGGTCCTTACTTTATGGTTCCGGGTTATGGTCCATATACGCTGCGCGAAGTGACTGATACGGTAGACAGTATGTATGTACCGCTGACCTATCTGAATTTCTGGGCAAGTCTTGGTAAATGGGCTTTCGAAGGTATGGAAAAACGCGCGTTGCTTGTTCCTCAGGAAGCTCAGTTAGATAACTCGCCTGATCCATATGTCTTAACGCGTGATATTTATATCCAGCGCCAAAACTTTAAAGCAGAAGTAGAGACCGTCAAAGAAGTCGACGCAGAAGAAGAAGCTTATCTGGACGAATATTTGGACGAGTTTTAA
- the ccmI gene encoding c-type cytochrome biogenesis protein CcmI, whose product MTLFWISTVVLTLIACALVAMPLLKQKANNDEVLRDELNKAFYKDRLSELQEETEEGLVESQEDLISDLKQSLLDDIPGGNGHKETKISPVAVLIPSVILTVVLSYGLYYQFGASQEVVRWQEVSANLPELSKKLMSSSAEPMSDEEMADLTLALRTRLHYQPEDSTGWLLLGRIALANRDVSTAIDSMEKSFNLEPKDPDIMLGYAQALMLSQEEMDQNTARSLLGQLVQQDRVDLRVFSLLAFDAFERQDYPAAIKYWGVMQQMIGPEDSRYEMLSRSIDSARKQMGEAVSPDKSVAVTISLAPEAQVDPNGVLIVSVHRADGSPMPVAAARYPLASFPRTVVLDDGNAMMQGSKLSSLDKLLVRVRVDSDGNVATRDHDWHGESGVVEFGQPVEVIINKQF is encoded by the coding sequence ATGACACTATTTTGGATATCTACTGTTGTTCTTACGCTGATCGCTTGTGCTTTAGTAGCCATGCCGTTACTAAAACAAAAAGCGAACAACGATGAAGTACTACGCGATGAACTTAATAAAGCGTTTTACAAAGATCGTTTATCAGAGTTACAAGAAGAGACCGAAGAAGGATTGGTTGAAAGCCAGGAAGACTTGATTTCGGATCTTAAACAATCATTGCTAGATGATATTCCGGGAGGTAACGGACACAAAGAAACAAAAATTTCTCCTGTCGCTGTTTTGATTCCATCCGTCATTTTGACCGTCGTATTAAGCTATGGTTTGTACTACCAATTTGGCGCCTCTCAGGAAGTGGTTCGATGGCAGGAAGTGTCAGCAAACTTACCAGAGTTATCGAAGAAACTGATGTCGTCATCAGCAGAACCTATGAGTGATGAAGAGATGGCGGATTTGACCTTAGCGTTGCGTACTCGTCTGCATTATCAACCGGAAGATTCAACGGGGTGGTTGCTGTTGGGGCGCATTGCTTTGGCTAATCGTGATGTTTCCACTGCGATCGATTCGATGGAAAAGTCGTTCAACCTTGAGCCTAAAGACCCGGATATTATGCTGGGGTACGCGCAAGCTCTGATGCTTTCTCAGGAAGAAATGGATCAGAACACGGCCCGTTCTCTTCTCGGACAACTAGTGCAACAAGACCGAGTTGACCTGCGTGTCTTCTCGCTGCTTGCGTTCGATGCGTTTGAACGTCAAGACTACCCAGCAGCGATCAAATACTGGGGTGTAATGCAACAGATGATCGGTCCTGAAGATAGCCGCTATGAGATGCTTTCTCGCAGCATTGATAGCGCACGTAAACAGATGGGCGAAGCGGTGTCTCCGGATAAAAGCGTGGCGGTTACCATCAGTCTTGCTCCTGAAGCTCAGGTCGATCCTAACGGGGTACTTATCGTGTCTGTCCACCGTGCTGATGGCTCTCCAATGCCAGTAGCCGCTGCTCGTTACCCGTTAGCATCATTCCCGAGAACCGTGGTTCTGGATGATGGCAATGCCATGATGCAAGGCTCAAAGTTGTCTTCATTGGATAAGCTTTTGGTACGTGTACGTGTCGATTCGGATGGCAACGTGGCAACCCGTGATCATGACTGGCACGGCGAAAGTGGTGTTGTCGAATTCGGGCAACCTGTTGAAGTTATTATCAATAAGCAATTTTAA